ATGACCTGTCATCGCTGGCTCTGGGGAACCGGCGTGAGATGTTCCGGCTGCTGTTTCGTTCGGCGTGGGAATCTCTCAGGACGATCATCGAAGAGGAGCAGCAGTTCGAAGCGGCGGCCGCGATGGTACTGCACACCTGGAACCAGCATCTGGAATCTCACGTGCACGTGCATGCGGTCGTGCCGGGCGGCGGACCGTCGCTGAAGCATCCGGACCAATGGAAGCGAGCCGTTCCTCCGCCGCACGAACGTCCGGACCGCTGGTGGCTGGTCGATGCGAACGAACTGCGGCGGGAGTTCCGGACTCGGTTCCTTGCCGGACTGCGACGGCTTCATGCGGCGGGGAACCTGAAACTCGAGGGCACCTGGTCCCGGCTGCGGGACGCGGATCACTTCGAAACGTTTCTTGCTCCACTGGAAGCAAAGTCGTGGGTGACGTACATCGAACCGCCTCCGAAAGGTTCTCGACCGGAAGACGTCATCCGCTATCTGGCGCGTTACCTGACAGGCGGCCCGATCTCGGATCGGCGTCTCGTGAGCGATGACGGAACCGAGGCCACGTTCACGGCCCGCACCGGGACAACTCGTGGCGGCAGCGAGGAAACCGAACAGGTCACCCTGTCCGGTGCCGAGTTCGTCCGTCGCTGGTGCCTGCACGTTCTGCCGTCGGGGTTTACAAAGTCCCGTCGATTCGGTGGCTGGAGCAGCCCGCATCGGAAACGCTTCCTTGCAGCGTGTGAGCGGTTCGCTGGTCCGCAGGACTCTTCCGGCCAGACGCCAGTCCCCGTTGCCGCCGACACGGCGCATGACGTCGAGCACACACCAGAAACTCTCGACCGTCCGGGTCGTCCGTGTCCGATGTGCGGCGAGGAGCTTGAGCGACTGGATCTGGTTTACCGCACCAGCTGGCGTGACATCTTCAGCAGCGACGACCGGCCGGCCTGGTATCAACCCCGATCGCATCGAACATGGGAGTCCGGCGGATGACGGCGGTCCTCAGAGTTCGAACGACTGCAGGCATTGCTCCGACGATTCGCTCACCGAATCCGGACGCAATCGGTTCTCCGCTGCGCCGACCGGTCGCCGGCCATGGCCGAACCGGACCGGCATTCCTCGCGATCCCCCCTGCCAGACCATCCGCCCCATACGGACGTCTGCCGAAGACTCACTTCCGGAGTGACAACCGGCTTCCCTGCGGATAGACTGGCCGACGTCAAGCTCGTCGACGTAACGAATCCCGCAAGGGAGCCCACCACCCCGAGCCGCTCGCGAAGCGGCAAAGTTCAACGCACGATCTATACGTCGGCTAATCGCCCGACGCATAGATCGCAATTCGTTATGCCCTTAAGGTGTTCGAATGACATTCGCCACAATTTACGAGGGATATGACCTGGCTTTCATCGGTGTACCCGTTGCGATCATTGCTGCACTGATACTGTTTGCCTTGCTGATCAACTCGCTGATCAACATGTTGACCGCCACCACCAGTCGGAACCTCAAAGTTGGTATGGCCGTGCTTTTCTTCACGTACGTGATTCTTTGTCCTGGGTTGAGCGGCAGTGCGTGGTTTAATTTGTCGTCCCCGCATGCAACCACGGCTGAGTATTCGTGGTTTCTAATGATTTGCTTCGCTGCATGCTGCTTTGTTGTCGCTGCGATCGCGTTGCTTAATCTTCAGTTGAAGCGCAGAGACAGTTCCGCTCA
This is a stretch of genomic DNA from Planctomycetaceae bacterium. It encodes these proteins:
- a CDS encoding transposase is translated as MQSTLAKISLCRTPPLGASWHWCANCGTGVRIPNSCGDRHCPQCRGAQRVTWVDTMRPLLVPGVDCYQVVFTIPDDLSSLALGNRREMFRLLFRSAWESLRTIIEEEQQFEAAAAMVLHTWNQHLESHVHVHAVVPGGGPSLKHPDQWKRAVPPPHERPDRWWLVDANELRREFRTRFLAGLRRLHAAGNLKLEGTWSRLRDADHFETFLAPLEAKSWVTYIEPPPKGSRPEDVIRYLARYLTGGPISDRRLVSDDGTEATFTARTGTTRGGSEETEQVTLSGAEFVRRWCLHVLPSGFTKSRRFGGWSSPHRKRFLAACERFAGPQDSSGQTPVPVAADTAHDVEHTPETLDRPGRPCPMCGEELERLDLVYRTSWRDIFSSDDRPAWYQPRSHRTWESGG